The Bubalus bubalis isolate 160015118507 breed Murrah chromosome 16, NDDB_SH_1, whole genome shotgun sequence genome window below encodes:
- the LOC112579490 gene encoding olfactory receptor 52J3: protein MFYHNRSIFHPTTFFLIGIPGLEEVHGWISLPFCSVYLVALLGNVTILLVIKTEKTLQEPMFYFLAILSTIDLALSTTSVPRMLGIFWFDAHEINFGACVAQMFLIHAFTGMEAEVLLAMAFDCYVAICAPLHYTTILTSRVLMGISMCIVIRPVLLTLPMIYLVYRLPFCQAYIIPHSYCEHMGIAKLSCGNIRINSIYGLFVVLFFVLNLVLIGISYVYILWVVFCLPSQDARLKALSTCGSHIGVICVFYIPSVFSFLTHRFGHKIPHYIHILVANLYLIILPSLNPIIYGIKTKQIWEPVLRAFIKK, encoded by the coding sequence ATGTTTTATCACAATAGGAGCATTTTTCACCCAACTACATTTTTCCTCATTGGAATCCCAGGTCTGGAAGAGGTCCACGGCTGGATCTCCCTGCCTTTCTGCTCTGTTTACCTTGTGGCTTTACTGGGAAATGTCACGATTCTGCTGGTCATCAAGACAGAGAAGACCCTCCAGGAGCCCATGTTCTACTTCCTGGCCATCCTTTCAACAATTGATTTGGCCCTTTCAACAACCTCAGTACCCCGTATGCTGGGTATCTTCTGGTTTGATGCTCATGAGATTAATTTTGGAGCTTGTGTGGCCCAGATGTTCCTGATCCATGCTTTTACTGGCATGGAAGCTGAAGTCTTACTGGCGATGGCCTTTGACTGTTATGTGGCTATCTGTGCTCCACTCCACTACACGACCATTTTGACATCCCGGGTGCTCATGGGCATCAGCATGTGCATTGTAATTCGTCCAGTTCTGCTTACACTTCCCATGATCTATCTTGTCTATCGCCTACCATTTTGCCAGGCTTATATAATACCTCATTCCTACTGTGAACACATGGGAATTGCAAAACTGTCCTGTGGAAATATCCGAATTAATAGTATCTATggactttttgttgttttgttctttgtCCTAAACCTAGTCCTTATTGGCATCTCCTATGTTTATATTCTCTGGGTTGTCTTCTGTCTCCCATCCCAAGATGCACGACTAAAAGCCCTAAGCACATGTGGGTCCCATATTGGGGTCATCTGTGTTTTCTATATCCCCtcagtcttctctttccttaCCCACCGATTTGGACACAAAATACCTCACTATATTCATATTCTTGTTGCCAACCTCTATTTGATTATCCTACCCTCACTCAACCCCATCATTTATGGTATAAAGACCAAACAGATATGGGAGCCTGTGCTCCGtgcctttattaaaaaataa